The proteins below come from a single Plodia interpunctella isolate USDA-ARS_2022_Savannah chromosome 21, ilPloInte3.2, whole genome shotgun sequence genomic window:
- the LOC128679096 gene encoding armadillo repeat-containing protein 2 isoform X1: MSERGGRRGAGAPFYAPPRRKTSAEIISEARAALYGEMSSASSGTGGALRPLRTRRPFTPREPQRTLFSDRSRKKDPRPPSSFDLKYLSLSDTSVDVSSVLGAHISTLEEDSFYGALAEPQNNVKKKPVVSHRPVRPQDRTVEGWSGFPKLPHLSGRSKPLHRRNTTGQSPEESKIKDLSQALTVSRPLGCAGGDSAAAQCGYGTKSLSPDPPCRRRMYATSKSLTYDVATFDELGSIPVKHLEVQLPVTSSDYDSMSTLELGEALSQRPGDSERTLHLLEKLQTRIEQAAPSGSLRELVLRALYTHVDSDNEAVLVSIARAMLTMRVTGTHLAAACKLVFKIARNDKNDHFFRSTNLLELVVEGCGRADPVAESECCVYGAGALRFLALEPQLCALAHRAGALHLVALHLKILNNAKAENPRLVSEQSTHALYQLTGALRNLASAGERERAAFVSSGALGELLAALLHHTDRDVLTNVARCLSVLSADESCCMWLCAWPESARALFRALAACAARAPLAVRLAYTLGNMAAASEQARINIYNEDGGVDVLLTILESYTTRNQESRDHEPDSDPDLHLVGTDLGGSDGSNEDVLIKTVRVVANLCLAERAGRSLAENHAERTIRALLACLELAEKQPFDTVVIDLEDDKEDRSSSLERRSELATAALATLNNVTFYREPPDPLDELLHSVCRATCRWLNGEGIAACEAVRALGNLSRSPSTAQLIVLEGVLPSLVPFLHHDDPSVRCAAAGVLVNVCGAGAECAAASAVAARALAAAASERDASAAALLARALWNAHAHVPLTATLAHETSVALVEFIDDESVFAACEASRSGNRRASDPAIVKNRVKFDIGNNNYSENDNYCSRPPFSKAYSVDPILHHDDLPDGEEHELSGEDLGFEEGDVGGEECDCLPCRRLAEWEELVGVAIPLLEKLRPPRADASVGTD; the protein is encoded by the exons AGATGAGCAGCGCGTCATCGGGCACGGGCGGCGCGCTCCGTCCGCTGCGCACGCGCCGCCCCTTCACCCCGCGGGAGCCCCAGCGCACGCTCTTCAGCGACAGGTCTCGGAAGAAGGACCCCAGGCCGCCCAGCTCTTTTGA TCTCAAATACCTAAGCTTGTCTGACACCAGCGTGGACGTGTCTTCAGTGCTTGGCGCGCACATATCTACCCTAGAGGAGGACAGCTTCTATGGGGCCCTCGCCGAGCCACAGAACAACGTCAAGAAGAAACCAGTCGTAAGT cACCGGCCGGTGCGACCCCAGGACCGCACAGTGGAGGGCTGGTCTGGCTTCCCGAAGCTGCCGCACCTCAGTGGACGCAGCAAGCCCTTGCATAGGCGGAACACCACGGGGCAATCGCCTGAAG AAAGCAAGATAAAGGATCTCTCTCAAGCTCTAACAGTATCGCGTCCATTAGGCTGCGCAGGCGGCGACAGCGCAGCCGCACAGTGTGGCTACGGCACTAAAT CCCTCAGTCCTGACCCTCCGTGTCGAAGGCGGATGTACGCGACGTCCAAGTCGCTCACATACGATGTGGCCACGTTTGACGAACTTGGCTCCATCCCAGTCAAACATCTTGAGGTCCAGCTGCCTGTCACTTCCAGCGACTATGATAG CATGAGCACGCTGGAACTGGGCGAGGCTCTGTCGCAGCGCCCCGGCGACAGCGAGCGCACGCTCCACCTCCTCGAGAAGCTGCAGACTCGCATTGAGCAGGCGGCTCCGAGCGGCAGCTTGCGGGAGCTGGTGCTGAGAGCGCTGTACACGCATGTCGACAGTGACAATGAGGCCGTGCTTGTTTCCATCGCTCGGGCTATGCTTACG atGCGTGTAACTGGGACGCATCTAGCTGCTGCATGCAAACTTGTGTTCAAAATTGCAAGAAACGACAAAAATGACCATTTCTTTAGGAGTACTAATCTACTTG AGCTGGTGGTAGAAGGCTGCGGGCGCGCAGATCCAGTGGCGGAGAGCGAGTGTTGCGTATACGGCGCCGGCGCGCTGCGCTTTCTGGCGCTCGAACCGCAGCTGTGTGCGCTGGCGCACCGCGCCGGCGCGCTACACCTTGTCGCGCTGCATCTCAAGATATTGAACAACGCG AAAGCAGAGAACCCACGTCTCGTGTCGGAGCAGTCAACCCACGCACTGTACCAGCTGACAGGAGCGCTTCGGAACCTGGCGAGCGCGGGCGAGCGCGAGCGAGCGGCGTTCGTGTCGAGCGGCGCGCTCGGCGAGCTGCTCGCCGCGCTGTTGCACCACACCGACCGAGACGTGCTCACCAATGTCGCAAGATGTCTCAg TGTGCTATCAGCGGACGAGTCGTGTTGCATGTGGCTGTGCGCGTGGCCGgagagcgcgcgcgcgctgtTCCGCGCGCTGGCGGCGTGTGCGGCGCGCGCTCCGCTCGCCGTGCGGCTCGCCTACACGCTCGGCAACATGGCCGCTGCCAGCGAACAGGCCAGAATTAAT atttacaaCGAAGATGGCGGAGTAGACGTTCTGCTTACAATACTGGAATCATACACGACAAGGAACCAAGAGTCCAGGGACCATGAGCCTGATTCCGATCCAGATCTACATCTCGTCG gtacAGATCTAGGTGGATCAGATGGATCAAACGAAGATGTTTTGATAAAG ACAGTCCGAGTGGTGGCCAACTTGTGCTTGGCGGAGCGCGCCGGCCGCAGTCTGGCTGAGAACCACGCCGAGAGGACCATACGGGCTCTCCTGGCCTGTCTCGAGCTGGCTGAGAAGCAACCCTTCGATACTGTA GTGATAGACTTGGAAGATGATAAAGAAGATCGCAGTAGCAGCTTAGAGCGGCGTTCGGAGCTCGCGACGGCTGCGCTTGCGACACTCAACAACGTGACGTTCTACCGCGAGCCTCCAGACCCTCTCGATGAGTTGCTGCACAGCGTATGTAGAG CAACCTGCCGGTGGTTGAACGGTGAAGGTATAGCGGCATGCGAAGCAGTCCGCGCGCTGGGTAACCTGTCGCGGTCGCCGAGCACCGCGCAGCTCATCGTTCTCGAGGGCGTTCTGCCCTCACTGGTGCCTTTTTTACACCATG ACGACCCCAGTGTGCGTTGCGCCGCCGCGGGCGTGCTGGTGAACGTGTGTGGCGCGGGCGCTGAGTGCGCGGCGGCGAGCGCAGtggcggcgcgcgcgctggCCGCCGCCGCGAGCGAGCGAGACGCAAGCGCGGCCGCGCTGCTCGCACGCGCGCTCTGGAACGCGCACGCGCACGTGCCGCTCACAGCCACGCTCGCGCACGAGACGTCCGTCGCGCTCGTTGAATTTATTG atgACGAATCAGTTTTCGCGGCGTGTGAGGCTTCTCGTAGCGGGAACAGACGGGCTAGTGACCCGGCAATAGTTAAGAATCGA GTGAAATTCGACATCGGTAACAACAACTATTCAGAAAACGACAATTACTGCTCTCGTCCGCCCTTTAGCAAAGCGTACAGCGTCGACCCCATACTGCATCACGACGACCTCCCTGATGGGGAGGAACACGAGCTATCAGGGGAAGACTTGGGTTTCGAGGAGGGAGACGTGGGGGGAGAGGAGTGCGATTGCTTGCCTTGCAG GAGGCTGGCGGAGTGGGAGGAGCTAGTCGGTGTTGCCATACCACTGCTGGAGAAACTGCGGCCGCCCCGAGCTGACGCGTCAGTTGGGACTGATTGA
- the LOC128679096 gene encoding armadillo repeat-containing protein 2 isoform X2: MSERGGRRGAGAPFYAPPRRKTSAEIISEARAALYGEMSSASSGTGGALRPLRTRRPFTPREPQRTLFSDRSRKKDPRPPSSFDLKYLSLSDTSVDVSSVLGAHISTLEEDSFYGALAEPQNNVKKKPVHRPVRPQDRTVEGWSGFPKLPHLSGRSKPLHRRNTTGQSPEESKIKDLSQALTVSRPLGCAGGDSAAAQCGYGTKSLSPDPPCRRRMYATSKSLTYDVATFDELGSIPVKHLEVQLPVTSSDYDSMSTLELGEALSQRPGDSERTLHLLEKLQTRIEQAAPSGSLRELVLRALYTHVDSDNEAVLVSIARAMLTMRVTGTHLAAACKLVFKIARNDKNDHFFRSTNLLELVVEGCGRADPVAESECCVYGAGALRFLALEPQLCALAHRAGALHLVALHLKILNNAKAENPRLVSEQSTHALYQLTGALRNLASAGERERAAFVSSGALGELLAALLHHTDRDVLTNVARCLSVLSADESCCMWLCAWPESARALFRALAACAARAPLAVRLAYTLGNMAAASEQARINIYNEDGGVDVLLTILESYTTRNQESRDHEPDSDPDLHLVGTDLGGSDGSNEDVLIKTVRVVANLCLAERAGRSLAENHAERTIRALLACLELAEKQPFDTVVIDLEDDKEDRSSSLERRSELATAALATLNNVTFYREPPDPLDELLHSVCRATCRWLNGEGIAACEAVRALGNLSRSPSTAQLIVLEGVLPSLVPFLHHDDPSVRCAAAGVLVNVCGAGAECAAASAVAARALAAAASERDASAAALLARALWNAHAHVPLTATLAHETSVALVEFIDDESVFAACEASRSGNRRASDPAIVKNRVKFDIGNNNYSENDNYCSRPPFSKAYSVDPILHHDDLPDGEEHELSGEDLGFEEGDVGGEECDCLPCRRLAEWEELVGVAIPLLEKLRPPRADASVGTD, translated from the exons AGATGAGCAGCGCGTCATCGGGCACGGGCGGCGCGCTCCGTCCGCTGCGCACGCGCCGCCCCTTCACCCCGCGGGAGCCCCAGCGCACGCTCTTCAGCGACAGGTCTCGGAAGAAGGACCCCAGGCCGCCCAGCTCTTTTGA TCTCAAATACCTAAGCTTGTCTGACACCAGCGTGGACGTGTCTTCAGTGCTTGGCGCGCACATATCTACCCTAGAGGAGGACAGCTTCTATGGGGCCCTCGCCGAGCCACAGAACAACGTCAAGAAGAAACCAGTC cACCGGCCGGTGCGACCCCAGGACCGCACAGTGGAGGGCTGGTCTGGCTTCCCGAAGCTGCCGCACCTCAGTGGACGCAGCAAGCCCTTGCATAGGCGGAACACCACGGGGCAATCGCCTGAAG AAAGCAAGATAAAGGATCTCTCTCAAGCTCTAACAGTATCGCGTCCATTAGGCTGCGCAGGCGGCGACAGCGCAGCCGCACAGTGTGGCTACGGCACTAAAT CCCTCAGTCCTGACCCTCCGTGTCGAAGGCGGATGTACGCGACGTCCAAGTCGCTCACATACGATGTGGCCACGTTTGACGAACTTGGCTCCATCCCAGTCAAACATCTTGAGGTCCAGCTGCCTGTCACTTCCAGCGACTATGATAG CATGAGCACGCTGGAACTGGGCGAGGCTCTGTCGCAGCGCCCCGGCGACAGCGAGCGCACGCTCCACCTCCTCGAGAAGCTGCAGACTCGCATTGAGCAGGCGGCTCCGAGCGGCAGCTTGCGGGAGCTGGTGCTGAGAGCGCTGTACACGCATGTCGACAGTGACAATGAGGCCGTGCTTGTTTCCATCGCTCGGGCTATGCTTACG atGCGTGTAACTGGGACGCATCTAGCTGCTGCATGCAAACTTGTGTTCAAAATTGCAAGAAACGACAAAAATGACCATTTCTTTAGGAGTACTAATCTACTTG AGCTGGTGGTAGAAGGCTGCGGGCGCGCAGATCCAGTGGCGGAGAGCGAGTGTTGCGTATACGGCGCCGGCGCGCTGCGCTTTCTGGCGCTCGAACCGCAGCTGTGTGCGCTGGCGCACCGCGCCGGCGCGCTACACCTTGTCGCGCTGCATCTCAAGATATTGAACAACGCG AAAGCAGAGAACCCACGTCTCGTGTCGGAGCAGTCAACCCACGCACTGTACCAGCTGACAGGAGCGCTTCGGAACCTGGCGAGCGCGGGCGAGCGCGAGCGAGCGGCGTTCGTGTCGAGCGGCGCGCTCGGCGAGCTGCTCGCCGCGCTGTTGCACCACACCGACCGAGACGTGCTCACCAATGTCGCAAGATGTCTCAg TGTGCTATCAGCGGACGAGTCGTGTTGCATGTGGCTGTGCGCGTGGCCGgagagcgcgcgcgcgctgtTCCGCGCGCTGGCGGCGTGTGCGGCGCGCGCTCCGCTCGCCGTGCGGCTCGCCTACACGCTCGGCAACATGGCCGCTGCCAGCGAACAGGCCAGAATTAAT atttacaaCGAAGATGGCGGAGTAGACGTTCTGCTTACAATACTGGAATCATACACGACAAGGAACCAAGAGTCCAGGGACCATGAGCCTGATTCCGATCCAGATCTACATCTCGTCG gtacAGATCTAGGTGGATCAGATGGATCAAACGAAGATGTTTTGATAAAG ACAGTCCGAGTGGTGGCCAACTTGTGCTTGGCGGAGCGCGCCGGCCGCAGTCTGGCTGAGAACCACGCCGAGAGGACCATACGGGCTCTCCTGGCCTGTCTCGAGCTGGCTGAGAAGCAACCCTTCGATACTGTA GTGATAGACTTGGAAGATGATAAAGAAGATCGCAGTAGCAGCTTAGAGCGGCGTTCGGAGCTCGCGACGGCTGCGCTTGCGACACTCAACAACGTGACGTTCTACCGCGAGCCTCCAGACCCTCTCGATGAGTTGCTGCACAGCGTATGTAGAG CAACCTGCCGGTGGTTGAACGGTGAAGGTATAGCGGCATGCGAAGCAGTCCGCGCGCTGGGTAACCTGTCGCGGTCGCCGAGCACCGCGCAGCTCATCGTTCTCGAGGGCGTTCTGCCCTCACTGGTGCCTTTTTTACACCATG ACGACCCCAGTGTGCGTTGCGCCGCCGCGGGCGTGCTGGTGAACGTGTGTGGCGCGGGCGCTGAGTGCGCGGCGGCGAGCGCAGtggcggcgcgcgcgctggCCGCCGCCGCGAGCGAGCGAGACGCAAGCGCGGCCGCGCTGCTCGCACGCGCGCTCTGGAACGCGCACGCGCACGTGCCGCTCACAGCCACGCTCGCGCACGAGACGTCCGTCGCGCTCGTTGAATTTATTG atgACGAATCAGTTTTCGCGGCGTGTGAGGCTTCTCGTAGCGGGAACAGACGGGCTAGTGACCCGGCAATAGTTAAGAATCGA GTGAAATTCGACATCGGTAACAACAACTATTCAGAAAACGACAATTACTGCTCTCGTCCGCCCTTTAGCAAAGCGTACAGCGTCGACCCCATACTGCATCACGACGACCTCCCTGATGGGGAGGAACACGAGCTATCAGGGGAAGACTTGGGTTTCGAGGAGGGAGACGTGGGGGGAGAGGAGTGCGATTGCTTGCCTTGCAG GAGGCTGGCGGAGTGGGAGGAGCTAGTCGGTGTTGCCATACCACTGCTGGAGAAACTGCGGCCGCCCCGAGCTGACGCGTCAGTTGGGACTGATTGA
- the LOC128679096 gene encoding armadillo repeat-containing protein 2 isoform X3 — MSERGGRRGAGAPFYAPPRRKTSAEIISEARAALYGEMSSASSGTGGALRPLRTRRPFTPREPQRTLFSDRSRKKDPRPPSSFDLKYLSLSDTSVDVSSVLGAHISTLEEDSFYGALAEPQNNVKKKPVVSHRPVRPQDRTVEGWSGFPKLPHLSGRSKPLHRRNTTGQSPEALSPDPPCRRRMYATSKSLTYDVATFDELGSIPVKHLEVQLPVTSSDYDSMSTLELGEALSQRPGDSERTLHLLEKLQTRIEQAAPSGSLRELVLRALYTHVDSDNEAVLVSIARAMLTMRVTGTHLAAACKLVFKIARNDKNDHFFRSTNLLELVVEGCGRADPVAESECCVYGAGALRFLALEPQLCALAHRAGALHLVALHLKILNNAKAENPRLVSEQSTHALYQLTGALRNLASAGERERAAFVSSGALGELLAALLHHTDRDVLTNVARCLSVLSADESCCMWLCAWPESARALFRALAACAARAPLAVRLAYTLGNMAAASEQARINIYNEDGGVDVLLTILESYTTRNQESRDHEPDSDPDLHLVGTDLGGSDGSNEDVLIKTVRVVANLCLAERAGRSLAENHAERTIRALLACLELAEKQPFDTVVIDLEDDKEDRSSSLERRSELATAALATLNNVTFYREPPDPLDELLHSVCRATCRWLNGEGIAACEAVRALGNLSRSPSTAQLIVLEGVLPSLVPFLHHDDPSVRCAAAGVLVNVCGAGAECAAASAVAARALAAAASERDASAAALLARALWNAHAHVPLTATLAHETSVALVEFIDDESVFAACEASRSGNRRASDPAIVKNRVKFDIGNNNYSENDNYCSRPPFSKAYSVDPILHHDDLPDGEEHELSGEDLGFEEGDVGGEECDCLPCRRLAEWEELVGVAIPLLEKLRPPRADASVGTD; from the exons AGATGAGCAGCGCGTCATCGGGCACGGGCGGCGCGCTCCGTCCGCTGCGCACGCGCCGCCCCTTCACCCCGCGGGAGCCCCAGCGCACGCTCTTCAGCGACAGGTCTCGGAAGAAGGACCCCAGGCCGCCCAGCTCTTTTGA TCTCAAATACCTAAGCTTGTCTGACACCAGCGTGGACGTGTCTTCAGTGCTTGGCGCGCACATATCTACCCTAGAGGAGGACAGCTTCTATGGGGCCCTCGCCGAGCCACAGAACAACGTCAAGAAGAAACCAGTCGTAAGT cACCGGCCGGTGCGACCCCAGGACCGCACAGTGGAGGGCTGGTCTGGCTTCCCGAAGCTGCCGCACCTCAGTGGACGCAGCAAGCCCTTGCATAGGCGGAACACCACGGGGCAATCGCCTGAAG CCCTCAGTCCTGACCCTCCGTGTCGAAGGCGGATGTACGCGACGTCCAAGTCGCTCACATACGATGTGGCCACGTTTGACGAACTTGGCTCCATCCCAGTCAAACATCTTGAGGTCCAGCTGCCTGTCACTTCCAGCGACTATGATAG CATGAGCACGCTGGAACTGGGCGAGGCTCTGTCGCAGCGCCCCGGCGACAGCGAGCGCACGCTCCACCTCCTCGAGAAGCTGCAGACTCGCATTGAGCAGGCGGCTCCGAGCGGCAGCTTGCGGGAGCTGGTGCTGAGAGCGCTGTACACGCATGTCGACAGTGACAATGAGGCCGTGCTTGTTTCCATCGCTCGGGCTATGCTTACG atGCGTGTAACTGGGACGCATCTAGCTGCTGCATGCAAACTTGTGTTCAAAATTGCAAGAAACGACAAAAATGACCATTTCTTTAGGAGTACTAATCTACTTG AGCTGGTGGTAGAAGGCTGCGGGCGCGCAGATCCAGTGGCGGAGAGCGAGTGTTGCGTATACGGCGCCGGCGCGCTGCGCTTTCTGGCGCTCGAACCGCAGCTGTGTGCGCTGGCGCACCGCGCCGGCGCGCTACACCTTGTCGCGCTGCATCTCAAGATATTGAACAACGCG AAAGCAGAGAACCCACGTCTCGTGTCGGAGCAGTCAACCCACGCACTGTACCAGCTGACAGGAGCGCTTCGGAACCTGGCGAGCGCGGGCGAGCGCGAGCGAGCGGCGTTCGTGTCGAGCGGCGCGCTCGGCGAGCTGCTCGCCGCGCTGTTGCACCACACCGACCGAGACGTGCTCACCAATGTCGCAAGATGTCTCAg TGTGCTATCAGCGGACGAGTCGTGTTGCATGTGGCTGTGCGCGTGGCCGgagagcgcgcgcgcgctgtTCCGCGCGCTGGCGGCGTGTGCGGCGCGCGCTCCGCTCGCCGTGCGGCTCGCCTACACGCTCGGCAACATGGCCGCTGCCAGCGAACAGGCCAGAATTAAT atttacaaCGAAGATGGCGGAGTAGACGTTCTGCTTACAATACTGGAATCATACACGACAAGGAACCAAGAGTCCAGGGACCATGAGCCTGATTCCGATCCAGATCTACATCTCGTCG gtacAGATCTAGGTGGATCAGATGGATCAAACGAAGATGTTTTGATAAAG ACAGTCCGAGTGGTGGCCAACTTGTGCTTGGCGGAGCGCGCCGGCCGCAGTCTGGCTGAGAACCACGCCGAGAGGACCATACGGGCTCTCCTGGCCTGTCTCGAGCTGGCTGAGAAGCAACCCTTCGATACTGTA GTGATAGACTTGGAAGATGATAAAGAAGATCGCAGTAGCAGCTTAGAGCGGCGTTCGGAGCTCGCGACGGCTGCGCTTGCGACACTCAACAACGTGACGTTCTACCGCGAGCCTCCAGACCCTCTCGATGAGTTGCTGCACAGCGTATGTAGAG CAACCTGCCGGTGGTTGAACGGTGAAGGTATAGCGGCATGCGAAGCAGTCCGCGCGCTGGGTAACCTGTCGCGGTCGCCGAGCACCGCGCAGCTCATCGTTCTCGAGGGCGTTCTGCCCTCACTGGTGCCTTTTTTACACCATG ACGACCCCAGTGTGCGTTGCGCCGCCGCGGGCGTGCTGGTGAACGTGTGTGGCGCGGGCGCTGAGTGCGCGGCGGCGAGCGCAGtggcggcgcgcgcgctggCCGCCGCCGCGAGCGAGCGAGACGCAAGCGCGGCCGCGCTGCTCGCACGCGCGCTCTGGAACGCGCACGCGCACGTGCCGCTCACAGCCACGCTCGCGCACGAGACGTCCGTCGCGCTCGTTGAATTTATTG atgACGAATCAGTTTTCGCGGCGTGTGAGGCTTCTCGTAGCGGGAACAGACGGGCTAGTGACCCGGCAATAGTTAAGAATCGA GTGAAATTCGACATCGGTAACAACAACTATTCAGAAAACGACAATTACTGCTCTCGTCCGCCCTTTAGCAAAGCGTACAGCGTCGACCCCATACTGCATCACGACGACCTCCCTGATGGGGAGGAACACGAGCTATCAGGGGAAGACTTGGGTTTCGAGGAGGGAGACGTGGGGGGAGAGGAGTGCGATTGCTTGCCTTGCAG GAGGCTGGCGGAGTGGGAGGAGCTAGTCGGTGTTGCCATACCACTGCTGGAGAAACTGCGGCCGCCCCGAGCTGACGCGTCAGTTGGGACTGATTGA
- the LOC128679096 gene encoding armadillo repeat-containing protein 2 isoform X4 produces the protein MSERGGRRGAGAPFYAPPRRKTSAEIISEARAALYGEMSSASSGTGGALRPLRTRRPFTPREPQRTLFSDRSRKKDPRPPSSFDLKYLSLSDTSVDVSSVLGAHISTLEEDSFYGALAEPQNNVKKKPVHRPVRPQDRTVEGWSGFPKLPHLSGRSKPLHRRNTTGQSPEALSPDPPCRRRMYATSKSLTYDVATFDELGSIPVKHLEVQLPVTSSDYDSMSTLELGEALSQRPGDSERTLHLLEKLQTRIEQAAPSGSLRELVLRALYTHVDSDNEAVLVSIARAMLTMRVTGTHLAAACKLVFKIARNDKNDHFFRSTNLLELVVEGCGRADPVAESECCVYGAGALRFLALEPQLCALAHRAGALHLVALHLKILNNAKAENPRLVSEQSTHALYQLTGALRNLASAGERERAAFVSSGALGELLAALLHHTDRDVLTNVARCLSVLSADESCCMWLCAWPESARALFRALAACAARAPLAVRLAYTLGNMAAASEQARINIYNEDGGVDVLLTILESYTTRNQESRDHEPDSDPDLHLVGTDLGGSDGSNEDVLIKTVRVVANLCLAERAGRSLAENHAERTIRALLACLELAEKQPFDTVVIDLEDDKEDRSSSLERRSELATAALATLNNVTFYREPPDPLDELLHSVCRATCRWLNGEGIAACEAVRALGNLSRSPSTAQLIVLEGVLPSLVPFLHHDDPSVRCAAAGVLVNVCGAGAECAAASAVAARALAAAASERDASAAALLARALWNAHAHVPLTATLAHETSVALVEFIDDESVFAACEASRSGNRRASDPAIVKNRVKFDIGNNNYSENDNYCSRPPFSKAYSVDPILHHDDLPDGEEHELSGEDLGFEEGDVGGEECDCLPCRRLAEWEELVGVAIPLLEKLRPPRADASVGTD, from the exons AGATGAGCAGCGCGTCATCGGGCACGGGCGGCGCGCTCCGTCCGCTGCGCACGCGCCGCCCCTTCACCCCGCGGGAGCCCCAGCGCACGCTCTTCAGCGACAGGTCTCGGAAGAAGGACCCCAGGCCGCCCAGCTCTTTTGA TCTCAAATACCTAAGCTTGTCTGACACCAGCGTGGACGTGTCTTCAGTGCTTGGCGCGCACATATCTACCCTAGAGGAGGACAGCTTCTATGGGGCCCTCGCCGAGCCACAGAACAACGTCAAGAAGAAACCAGTC cACCGGCCGGTGCGACCCCAGGACCGCACAGTGGAGGGCTGGTCTGGCTTCCCGAAGCTGCCGCACCTCAGTGGACGCAGCAAGCCCTTGCATAGGCGGAACACCACGGGGCAATCGCCTGAAG CCCTCAGTCCTGACCCTCCGTGTCGAAGGCGGATGTACGCGACGTCCAAGTCGCTCACATACGATGTGGCCACGTTTGACGAACTTGGCTCCATCCCAGTCAAACATCTTGAGGTCCAGCTGCCTGTCACTTCCAGCGACTATGATAG CATGAGCACGCTGGAACTGGGCGAGGCTCTGTCGCAGCGCCCCGGCGACAGCGAGCGCACGCTCCACCTCCTCGAGAAGCTGCAGACTCGCATTGAGCAGGCGGCTCCGAGCGGCAGCTTGCGGGAGCTGGTGCTGAGAGCGCTGTACACGCATGTCGACAGTGACAATGAGGCCGTGCTTGTTTCCATCGCTCGGGCTATGCTTACG atGCGTGTAACTGGGACGCATCTAGCTGCTGCATGCAAACTTGTGTTCAAAATTGCAAGAAACGACAAAAATGACCATTTCTTTAGGAGTACTAATCTACTTG AGCTGGTGGTAGAAGGCTGCGGGCGCGCAGATCCAGTGGCGGAGAGCGAGTGTTGCGTATACGGCGCCGGCGCGCTGCGCTTTCTGGCGCTCGAACCGCAGCTGTGTGCGCTGGCGCACCGCGCCGGCGCGCTACACCTTGTCGCGCTGCATCTCAAGATATTGAACAACGCG AAAGCAGAGAACCCACGTCTCGTGTCGGAGCAGTCAACCCACGCACTGTACCAGCTGACAGGAGCGCTTCGGAACCTGGCGAGCGCGGGCGAGCGCGAGCGAGCGGCGTTCGTGTCGAGCGGCGCGCTCGGCGAGCTGCTCGCCGCGCTGTTGCACCACACCGACCGAGACGTGCTCACCAATGTCGCAAGATGTCTCAg TGTGCTATCAGCGGACGAGTCGTGTTGCATGTGGCTGTGCGCGTGGCCGgagagcgcgcgcgcgctgtTCCGCGCGCTGGCGGCGTGTGCGGCGCGCGCTCCGCTCGCCGTGCGGCTCGCCTACACGCTCGGCAACATGGCCGCTGCCAGCGAACAGGCCAGAATTAAT atttacaaCGAAGATGGCGGAGTAGACGTTCTGCTTACAATACTGGAATCATACACGACAAGGAACCAAGAGTCCAGGGACCATGAGCCTGATTCCGATCCAGATCTACATCTCGTCG gtacAGATCTAGGTGGATCAGATGGATCAAACGAAGATGTTTTGATAAAG ACAGTCCGAGTGGTGGCCAACTTGTGCTTGGCGGAGCGCGCCGGCCGCAGTCTGGCTGAGAACCACGCCGAGAGGACCATACGGGCTCTCCTGGCCTGTCTCGAGCTGGCTGAGAAGCAACCCTTCGATACTGTA GTGATAGACTTGGAAGATGATAAAGAAGATCGCAGTAGCAGCTTAGAGCGGCGTTCGGAGCTCGCGACGGCTGCGCTTGCGACACTCAACAACGTGACGTTCTACCGCGAGCCTCCAGACCCTCTCGATGAGTTGCTGCACAGCGTATGTAGAG CAACCTGCCGGTGGTTGAACGGTGAAGGTATAGCGGCATGCGAAGCAGTCCGCGCGCTGGGTAACCTGTCGCGGTCGCCGAGCACCGCGCAGCTCATCGTTCTCGAGGGCGTTCTGCCCTCACTGGTGCCTTTTTTACACCATG ACGACCCCAGTGTGCGTTGCGCCGCCGCGGGCGTGCTGGTGAACGTGTGTGGCGCGGGCGCTGAGTGCGCGGCGGCGAGCGCAGtggcggcgcgcgcgctggCCGCCGCCGCGAGCGAGCGAGACGCAAGCGCGGCCGCGCTGCTCGCACGCGCGCTCTGGAACGCGCACGCGCACGTGCCGCTCACAGCCACGCTCGCGCACGAGACGTCCGTCGCGCTCGTTGAATTTATTG atgACGAATCAGTTTTCGCGGCGTGTGAGGCTTCTCGTAGCGGGAACAGACGGGCTAGTGACCCGGCAATAGTTAAGAATCGA GTGAAATTCGACATCGGTAACAACAACTATTCAGAAAACGACAATTACTGCTCTCGTCCGCCCTTTAGCAAAGCGTACAGCGTCGACCCCATACTGCATCACGACGACCTCCCTGATGGGGAGGAACACGAGCTATCAGGGGAAGACTTGGGTTTCGAGGAGGGAGACGTGGGGGGAGAGGAGTGCGATTGCTTGCCTTGCAG GAGGCTGGCGGAGTGGGAGGAGCTAGTCGGTGTTGCCATACCACTGCTGGAGAAACTGCGGCCGCCCCGAGCTGACGCGTCAGTTGGGACTGATTGA